One stretch of Cyclopterus lumpus isolate fCycLum1 chromosome 10, fCycLum1.pri, whole genome shotgun sequence DNA includes these proteins:
- the LOC117737414 gene encoding vesicle transport protein SEC20-like, translating to MASSDVLLRICEQEILKYDLEVKALIQDITGSTGPQSKLTELNTDLKKSFHNLRLRIQDFEQMAMEQDKESDKQALISQVEGHRKQMLSNQTGWRKANMASKLSIDNMEKQALLNGADSGVRQRKMTKEDLGQATSDITENLMSISRMMAQQVQHSEETMTSLATSSRTIQETNEEFKTMTGTIQLGRKLITKYNRRELTDKLLIFLALALFLATVLYILKKRLFPFL from the exons ATGGCGTCCTCAGACGTCCTCCTCCGAATATGTGAACAAGAAATACTCAAATATGACCTGGAAGTCAAAGCTCTCATCCAG GACATTACTGGGAGCACAGGCCCTCAAAGCAAGCTGACAGAACTGAACACAGATTTGAAAAAGAGTTTCCACAATCTCAGGTTGCGGATTCAG GATTTTGAGCAGATGGCTATGGAGCAGGACAAAGAGTCAGACAAGCAAGCTCTGATCAGTCAAGTAGAGGGACACAGAAAACAGATGCTGAG TAACCAGACAGGTTGGAGGAAAGCCAACATGGCCAGCAAACTGTCCATAGACAATATGGAAAAGCAGGCACTTCTTAATGGAGCAGATAGTGGTGTGAGGCAGAG GAAGATGACCAAGGAGGACCTGGGCCAGGCCACCAGTGACATTACAGAGAATCTCATGAGCATCAGCCGGATGATGGCGCAGCAGGTTCAGCATAGCGAGGAGACCATGACGTCACTAG CAACCTCCTCAAGGACAATCCAAGAGACCAACGAGGAGTTTAAAACCATGACGGGGACCATCCAGCTCGGGAGGAAACTCATCACCAAGTACAACCGCAGAGAGCTCACTGATAAACTGCTCATCTTCCTGGCGCTCGCCCTCTTCCTCGCCACAGTGCTCTACATCCTCAAGAAGAGGCTTTTCCCCTTCCTATAG